The Paramisgurnus dabryanus chromosome 6, PD_genome_1.1, whole genome shotgun sequence genome has a window encoding:
- the olfml2bb gene encoding olfactomedin-like protein 2B isoform X2, with protein sequence MMEFLRLIFLVCCGASYSAQVNEMEQKTADNADNHATLEDEMDNQENILTQLIGDYDKVKTLSEGSDCRCKCVVRPLSRSACKRIEEGHAKTEDFYTIETVTGPNCKKCACIAPPSALNPCEGDFRFKKLQEAGKEDVKLSTIMDLLEGSFYGMDLLKLHSVTTKLLERVENIEKLSNQTKEKVSIKGEKAQGKGSRSNQRQEKKKRLSELEPSLQKNVAAAFAHAERKYEEKFVGSQGPSKPVLKRSKSEVQEEPSKPVKTMPGPNGITIKSMTFYKANTMENSNGEEQTTAAHKVLTGDGSIDLVIEDQIHEKKLPAPVTRPGDTSPTTQSSTMHLTPKQPGDSTTSNILTKESEKESTFTTTTKTSLSNSKPLTIAIAPSINTETHAIPIEVPKQLDSVTMPTRRSKQLSWDEATTVTKSPKNPKEQGVCKDTLASITDPVTHNTYGKNEGAWMRDPKGNGKVIYVTDYYYGNKLLEFRDMETFKQGQFTNSYKVPYNWIGTGHVVYGGSFFYNRAFSRDIIRFDLRLRYVAAWNTLHDAVLQEEEEAPWSWGGHSDIDFGVDESGLWLVYPALDEEGFHQEVIVLSKLHPSDLQKEKTWRTGLRRNFYGNCFVICGVLYAVDSFERTHANISYAFDTHTHTQMIPRLPFINNYTYTTQIDYNPKDRMLYAWDNGHQVTYDVIFAY encoded by the exons ATGATGGAATTTTTGAGGCTGATATTCCTAGTTTGCTGTGGAGCATCTTATTCCGCACAGGTGAATGAGATGGAGCAAAAGACTGCAGACAATGCAGACAACCATGCAACTCTAGAAGATGAAATGGACaatcaagaaaatattttaacacaG CTCATAGGAGATTATGACAAAGTAAAAACTCTGTCCGAGGGCTCAGACTGTCGCTGTAAGTGTGTAGTGAGGCCTCTGAGCAGAAGCGCATGCAAGCGCATTGAAGAAGGACATGCCAAGACTGAAGACTTCTACACAATAGAGACAGTCACAGGACCCAACTGTAAAAAGTGTGCCTGCATTGCCCCTCCCTCTGCCCTGAACCCTTGTGAAGGAGATTTCAGGTTTAAGAAGCTACAAGAGGCAGGAAAGGAAGATGTCAAG ctCTCAACCATTATGGACCTTCTGGAGGGATCATTTTATGGAATGGATTTGTTAAAGCTTCACTCCGTCACAACAAAACTCCTGGAACGAGTGGAAAATATAGAGAAG TTGTCAAACCAAACAAAAGAGAAAGTCAGCATAAAAGGTGAAAAGGCACAGGGTAAAGGGTCTCGCTCCAATCAGCGTCAAGAGAAGAAGAAACGTTTGAGTGAGCTGGAGCCATCACTGCAGAAGAATGTGGCAGCTGCATTTGCTCACGCTGAG AGAAAATATGAGGAGAAGTTTGTTGGGAGCCAGGGTCCCAGCAAACCGGTGTTGAAGAGAAGCAAGTCTGAGGTCCAGGAGGAGCCCAGTAAACCTGTGAAGACCATGCCAGGCCCCAATGGCATAACCATCAAAAGCATGACCTTCTACAAAGCGAACACAATGGAGAATAGTAATGGGGAAGAGCAAA CCACAGCAGCACACAAGGTTTTGACAGGCGATGGCTCAATAGATTTAGTAATTGAAGACCAGATTCATGAGAAAAAGTTGCCTGCACCTGTTACAAGGCCTGGAGACACTTCACCAACAACACAGTCTTCCACAATGCACCTCACCCCCAAACAACCAGGCGACTCCACTACTTCAAACATTCTTACAAAAGAATCTGAGAAGGAAAGCACATTTACAACTACGACAAAGACATCCCTGTCAAACTCAAAGCCTTTAACTATCGCAATAGCACCAAGCATCAATACAGAAACCCATGCAATTCCTATTGAGGTGCCAAAACAGCTGGACAGTGTTACAATGCCCACAAGAAGGTCAAAACAACTTTCCTGGGATGAAGCCACTACTGTAACAAAATCCCCAAAAAACCCCAAAGAACAAG GGGTCTGCAAGGACACATTAGCAAGCATTACTGATCCTgttacacataacacatatggGAAAAATGAAGGTGCCTGGATGAGGGACCCAAAAGGCAACGGGAAAGTCATTTATGTTACCGACTACTACTATGGAAACAAACTTCTGGAATTCCGTGATATGGAAACCTTTAAGCAAG GGCAATTTACCAACTCTTACAAAGTCCCCTACAATTGGATTGGCACAGGCCATGTCGTCTACGGTGGCTCTTTCTTCTACAACAGAGCTTTTTCTCGTGACATTATAAGATTTGATCTTCGCCTCCGGTACGTTGCAGCCTGGAACACCCTTCATGATGCAGTCTTACAGGAAGAGGAAGAAGCTCCCTGGAGCTGGGGAGGACATTCAGACATTGACTTCGGTGTGGACGAGAGCGGGTTATGGTTGGTGTATCCGGCTCTAGACGAAGAAGGATTTCACCAGGAAGTGATCGTTCTTAGCAAGCTGCACCCCTCGGACCTGCAGAAAGAAAAGACGTGGAGAACCGGCCTGAGAAGGAACTTTTACGGTAACTGCTTCGTCATCTGTGGCGTTCTGTATGCGGTCGACAGCTTTGAACGCACACATGCCAATATCTCCTATGCGTTCGACACTCACACGCATACCCAAATGATTCCCCGCCTGCCTTTCATAAACAACTATACATACACCACACAAATCGACTATAATCCAAAGGACAGAATGCTTTATGCATGGGACAACGGCCATCAGGTGACCTACGATGTAATATTTGCTTACTGA
- the olfml2bb gene encoding olfactomedin-like protein 2B isoform X1 — MMEFLRLIFLVCCGASYSAQVNEMEQKTADNADNHATLEDEMDNQENILTQLIGDYDKVKTLSEGSDCRCKCVVRPLSRSACKRIEEGHAKTEDFYTIETVTGPNCKKCACIAPPSALNPCEGDFRFKKLQEAGKEDVKLSTIMDLLEGSFYGMDLLKLHSVTTKLLERVENIEKLSNQTKEKVSIKGEKAQGKGSRSNQRQEKKKRLSELEPSLQKNVAAAFAHAERKYEEKFVGSQGPSKPVLKRSKSEVQEEPSKPVKTMPGPNGITIKSMTFYKANTMENSNGEEQIATAAHKVLTGDGSIDLVIEDQIHEKKLPAPVTRPGDTSPTTQSSTMHLTPKQPGDSTTSNILTKESEKESTFTTTTKTSLSNSKPLTIAIAPSINTETHAIPIEVPKQLDSVTMPTRRSKQLSWDEATTVTKSPKNPKEQGVCKDTLASITDPVTHNTYGKNEGAWMRDPKGNGKVIYVTDYYYGNKLLEFRDMETFKQGQFTNSYKVPYNWIGTGHVVYGGSFFYNRAFSRDIIRFDLRLRYVAAWNTLHDAVLQEEEEAPWSWGGHSDIDFGVDESGLWLVYPALDEEGFHQEVIVLSKLHPSDLQKEKTWRTGLRRNFYGNCFVICGVLYAVDSFERTHANISYAFDTHTHTQMIPRLPFINNYTYTTQIDYNPKDRMLYAWDNGHQVTYDVIFAY, encoded by the exons ATGATGGAATTTTTGAGGCTGATATTCCTAGTTTGCTGTGGAGCATCTTATTCCGCACAGGTGAATGAGATGGAGCAAAAGACTGCAGACAATGCAGACAACCATGCAACTCTAGAAGATGAAATGGACaatcaagaaaatattttaacacaG CTCATAGGAGATTATGACAAAGTAAAAACTCTGTCCGAGGGCTCAGACTGTCGCTGTAAGTGTGTAGTGAGGCCTCTGAGCAGAAGCGCATGCAAGCGCATTGAAGAAGGACATGCCAAGACTGAAGACTTCTACACAATAGAGACAGTCACAGGACCCAACTGTAAAAAGTGTGCCTGCATTGCCCCTCCCTCTGCCCTGAACCCTTGTGAAGGAGATTTCAGGTTTAAGAAGCTACAAGAGGCAGGAAAGGAAGATGTCAAG ctCTCAACCATTATGGACCTTCTGGAGGGATCATTTTATGGAATGGATTTGTTAAAGCTTCACTCCGTCACAACAAAACTCCTGGAACGAGTGGAAAATATAGAGAAG TTGTCAAACCAAACAAAAGAGAAAGTCAGCATAAAAGGTGAAAAGGCACAGGGTAAAGGGTCTCGCTCCAATCAGCGTCAAGAGAAGAAGAAACGTTTGAGTGAGCTGGAGCCATCACTGCAGAAGAATGTGGCAGCTGCATTTGCTCACGCTGAG AGAAAATATGAGGAGAAGTTTGTTGGGAGCCAGGGTCCCAGCAAACCGGTGTTGAAGAGAAGCAAGTCTGAGGTCCAGGAGGAGCCCAGTAAACCTGTGAAGACCATGCCAGGCCCCAATGGCATAACCATCAAAAGCATGACCTTCTACAAAGCGAACACAATGGAGAATAGTAATGGGGAAGAGCAAA TAGCCACAGCAGCACACAAGGTTTTGACAGGCGATGGCTCAATAGATTTAGTAATTGAAGACCAGATTCATGAGAAAAAGTTGCCTGCACCTGTTACAAGGCCTGGAGACACTTCACCAACAACACAGTCTTCCACAATGCACCTCACCCCCAAACAACCAGGCGACTCCACTACTTCAAACATTCTTACAAAAGAATCTGAGAAGGAAAGCACATTTACAACTACGACAAAGACATCCCTGTCAAACTCAAAGCCTTTAACTATCGCAATAGCACCAAGCATCAATACAGAAACCCATGCAATTCCTATTGAGGTGCCAAAACAGCTGGACAGTGTTACAATGCCCACAAGAAGGTCAAAACAACTTTCCTGGGATGAAGCCACTACTGTAACAAAATCCCCAAAAAACCCCAAAGAACAAG GGGTCTGCAAGGACACATTAGCAAGCATTACTGATCCTgttacacataacacatatggGAAAAATGAAGGTGCCTGGATGAGGGACCCAAAAGGCAACGGGAAAGTCATTTATGTTACCGACTACTACTATGGAAACAAACTTCTGGAATTCCGTGATATGGAAACCTTTAAGCAAG GGCAATTTACCAACTCTTACAAAGTCCCCTACAATTGGATTGGCACAGGCCATGTCGTCTACGGTGGCTCTTTCTTCTACAACAGAGCTTTTTCTCGTGACATTATAAGATTTGATCTTCGCCTCCGGTACGTTGCAGCCTGGAACACCCTTCATGATGCAGTCTTACAGGAAGAGGAAGAAGCTCCCTGGAGCTGGGGAGGACATTCAGACATTGACTTCGGTGTGGACGAGAGCGGGTTATGGTTGGTGTATCCGGCTCTAGACGAAGAAGGATTTCACCAGGAAGTGATCGTTCTTAGCAAGCTGCACCCCTCGGACCTGCAGAAAGAAAAGACGTGGAGAACCGGCCTGAGAAGGAACTTTTACGGTAACTGCTTCGTCATCTGTGGCGTTCTGTATGCGGTCGACAGCTTTGAACGCACACATGCCAATATCTCCTATGCGTTCGACACTCACACGCATACCCAAATGATTCCCCGCCTGCCTTTCATAAACAACTATACATACACCACACAAATCGACTATAATCCAAAGGACAGAATGCTTTATGCATGGGACAACGGCCATCAGGTGACCTACGATGTAATATTTGCTTACTGA
- the olfml2bb gene encoding olfactomedin-like protein 2B isoform X3, whose protein sequence is MMEFLRLIFLVCCGASYSAQVNEMEQKTADNADNHATLEDEMDNQENILTQLIGDYDKVKTLSEGSDCRCKCVVRPLSRSACKRIEEGHAKTEDFYTIETVTGPNCKKCACIAPPSALNPCEGDFRFKKLQEAGKEDVKLSTIMDLLEGSFYGMDLLKLHSVTTKLLERVENIEKLSNQTKEKVSIKGEKAQGKGSRSNQRQEKKKRLSELEPSLQKNVAAAFAHAERKYEEKFVGSQGPSKPVLKRSKSEVQEEPSKPVKTMPGPNGITIKSMTFYKANTMENSNGEEQRVCKDTLASITDPVTHNTYGKNEGAWMRDPKGNGKVIYVTDYYYGNKLLEFRDMETFKQGQFTNSYKVPYNWIGTGHVVYGGSFFYNRAFSRDIIRFDLRLRYVAAWNTLHDAVLQEEEEAPWSWGGHSDIDFGVDESGLWLVYPALDEEGFHQEVIVLSKLHPSDLQKEKTWRTGLRRNFYGNCFVICGVLYAVDSFERTHANISYAFDTHTHTQMIPRLPFINNYTYTTQIDYNPKDRMLYAWDNGHQVTYDVIFAY, encoded by the exons ATGATGGAATTTTTGAGGCTGATATTCCTAGTTTGCTGTGGAGCATCTTATTCCGCACAGGTGAATGAGATGGAGCAAAAGACTGCAGACAATGCAGACAACCATGCAACTCTAGAAGATGAAATGGACaatcaagaaaatattttaacacaG CTCATAGGAGATTATGACAAAGTAAAAACTCTGTCCGAGGGCTCAGACTGTCGCTGTAAGTGTGTAGTGAGGCCTCTGAGCAGAAGCGCATGCAAGCGCATTGAAGAAGGACATGCCAAGACTGAAGACTTCTACACAATAGAGACAGTCACAGGACCCAACTGTAAAAAGTGTGCCTGCATTGCCCCTCCCTCTGCCCTGAACCCTTGTGAAGGAGATTTCAGGTTTAAGAAGCTACAAGAGGCAGGAAAGGAAGATGTCAAG ctCTCAACCATTATGGACCTTCTGGAGGGATCATTTTATGGAATGGATTTGTTAAAGCTTCACTCCGTCACAACAAAACTCCTGGAACGAGTGGAAAATATAGAGAAG TTGTCAAACCAAACAAAAGAGAAAGTCAGCATAAAAGGTGAAAAGGCACAGGGTAAAGGGTCTCGCTCCAATCAGCGTCAAGAGAAGAAGAAACGTTTGAGTGAGCTGGAGCCATCACTGCAGAAGAATGTGGCAGCTGCATTTGCTCACGCTGAG AGAAAATATGAGGAGAAGTTTGTTGGGAGCCAGGGTCCCAGCAAACCGGTGTTGAAGAGAAGCAAGTCTGAGGTCCAGGAGGAGCCCAGTAAACCTGTGAAGACCATGCCAGGCCCCAATGGCATAACCATCAAAAGCATGACCTTCTACAAAGCGAACACAATGGAGAATAGTAATGGGGAAGAGCAAA GGGTCTGCAAGGACACATTAGCAAGCATTACTGATCCTgttacacataacacatatggGAAAAATGAAGGTGCCTGGATGAGGGACCCAAAAGGCAACGGGAAAGTCATTTATGTTACCGACTACTACTATGGAAACAAACTTCTGGAATTCCGTGATATGGAAACCTTTAAGCAAG GGCAATTTACCAACTCTTACAAAGTCCCCTACAATTGGATTGGCACAGGCCATGTCGTCTACGGTGGCTCTTTCTTCTACAACAGAGCTTTTTCTCGTGACATTATAAGATTTGATCTTCGCCTCCGGTACGTTGCAGCCTGGAACACCCTTCATGATGCAGTCTTACAGGAAGAGGAAGAAGCTCCCTGGAGCTGGGGAGGACATTCAGACATTGACTTCGGTGTGGACGAGAGCGGGTTATGGTTGGTGTATCCGGCTCTAGACGAAGAAGGATTTCACCAGGAAGTGATCGTTCTTAGCAAGCTGCACCCCTCGGACCTGCAGAAAGAAAAGACGTGGAGAACCGGCCTGAGAAGGAACTTTTACGGTAACTGCTTCGTCATCTGTGGCGTTCTGTATGCGGTCGACAGCTTTGAACGCACACATGCCAATATCTCCTATGCGTTCGACACTCACACGCATACCCAAATGATTCCCCGCCTGCCTTTCATAAACAACTATACATACACCACACAAATCGACTATAATCCAAAGGACAGAATGCTTTATGCATGGGACAACGGCCATCAGGTGACCTACGATGTAATATTTGCTTACTGA